CTGTCAGTATGCTGATAACGCAGCCATGGAACAGTTTGTGTAATGATTGCGTTCTGTAATGTGTATAAAATGCCTCTCGTTGTCACCGTAGGAACTGACAACCCTGTGGGCCCCACCCCCACCTGGCCCCACCACCCTCAGCCCCTCCCCTTGGCCCTGCTCAGCCAGTCAGAGGGCAGGATGGACGCTGGACTGGTCACCTCCCTCCACCGAACCTCGTCCATCCAGGGCCTCCTGGGCCAGCACCTGTCCAGCTCCCAGCTGTCCTTCAGTAGCTCTGTGGCCATGCCTTCCCTGCCCGGCCCAGAGCGCTTCTGCCCAGGCAGCTTCCAGGAGGGGGTGCACAGAGGGTCCGGACGGACAGGACATGGCCTGGGGCAGGGCAGCGGGCTGCACTATGAGGGCCTATACGGGAAGTGGAGCCTGTCTGGCAGGAAGGGCTTCAACGGGCCAGCCTCCGCTGAGAGCGACAGCGGGGGGTCTCCATGCATACGGACACAGGTGAGGATAGTAAAAcaacgtagtgtgtgtgtgtgggagctaGAGCATAGCGTGACTGTCTTTATGAACTAGGGCCGTTCCCGGCTAAAAAAGCTCATCGATGGGTTGAAATGTTCaaatgtgtatttttccatatatatagACACCATATGTGtgttaataaaatcaactatatgtggactactgagcttgtctgatgctttaagcacactgtgatTTAATGACttgagggagccagagatcaacCTTACCAGAATAAAAAAAATCAACCCTCTTCCTTCCGCTGCTGCTGGCTTTGGCAGATTCTACTGTTAGACTCCTGCTGCTACGCTCCTAATAGGCTACAGCAGGGGGTCTGCAACCTTTTGCATTTGGAGTGCCAATTCATCTTACCCTTTGTACTGATCTGTGTGCCAGATGCACATTTTTGTGGAACAGTTTCATGTTATTTACATTATAGTCtttgtatctcaaaatcatttTCATGTGGTTAATCAGAATTCCAAAAAAGTATTTCtattgccattgccaactatgtcaaaatagcctacataaagccaacaaataaaaacattgcagcctgcaagTAGAAAATCTCCTGATAAAAtgaatatcctataaatcacattggctatgcaAGGCCTTTTCTacaaggaacttgaaacattgtatcaactattaacttgggCCTGAAGCTGGAACGAGCAAACTTGCAACATGTAACATATTCTGGGCCTTCCGTTTCCGCTCCAGTGAGCTCCggacagacacacagctgtaggctatttgtgcCATGTTTAAGAAGGAATCAGGTACACCTATTTTTATGACGTTTCCACCTGAtttcctttttctttttcctcctcctttcacgctgagtggttatcgaaagaGAGCTGGGAAGATATTTCAAATCAAGGTTGAGGAACGTTAAGGAACTATTTTCATTCTCAACAGATATAAAAACAGACTTTGTCTCTGCTTTGTCTTTGTCAAGTAAACAATCAGAAACACTATGAGATCCCCAAACGGGCACATTTcggcctacttctatgtataatcaggtgctcgtccttcctcaacattgacaggagcgctACAAACAAATGACAATTCGTAAATTGACAAACCACTTAAATGGAAGGAAATAAACCGAAATGTGTTCCTCACAAGTGTAGCCTAGGTCTACTCCGACAATGAGAACGGTAAAAGACTAATAATAATGTGTTGAATGCATTAACCCAAATGACCGTAACCagacaaacattgtagattagaaatgatgggaattaacagtaaatgtactactggtgatacTGTTGTGCCACCCCCGTCTCCtctgcaatggattagtccactgagacaggtgtcaatcagacaggtgtcttgtgccataaaaaaaaatgtaatatacaTTTTAGACTGCTCGGCTAAAAAAATAAATCTTGGTCGACCGGCAGACAAACCGACCAGTCGATTTTTAAAAACGGGGTCAGCCCTATCATGAACACATGAGAATAATGTCGCTGCAGTAAGTAACCTCCTCCAGAACGATGGTATGGTTTTGCGATTTGATTTAATGATGGTAATTTGTTGCAGTGGAAACTGAGGCTATTTATGTCTTGTCACTCTGTGTTCCAGTCTACTCCACCTGCAGCCCGGCTTGAGGCCAGCCCAACCCAGGACCCACTGGGCGTTACCCAGTCCGCGGAGACCACGACCCTCATTGCAGGGGAGCCCCCCAGCCCCGCCCCTCGGGAGGAGTCCACAGAGCTGCCTTTACTTGAGCACCTGGATTGAGTCTGCACTGGAGAACACATGAGAACCCCTGCAGACAACGCACACCACCACCACGGCCAGTTCTAGAGTGGGCCTGACCGGCTCAGACTGGACTCATTCCAGCTTCCCGGAGTCATTCCAAAGAGAACTGGACTCTGAGGTTCGCTACATCTCTGGCAGATCACAACCTCTCAACATGTTCATTTGTAAATGTTTTCCAGCCTTTGCAATACTGGATGGATCTGGGAGGTTTAAGTACATTCATCTGCTCCTCATCGAGCCACCGTAAGGATGCATGTAAAAACAAAATGTATGCACCAACCCCCTCTtcccaaaaaaaaacattcaccATGTCCCCTCCTAGGACTTGAAACAGGAGCTCTCGCCCAATACACCCTCAGAGTTTCTGTGGACAACCTTTTGGCCATAACTATGGTAACTCTAGCAGGCCAAAAAGCCAGTGCAATTGTAAGggatgttgtgtaatgtttagtTAGTTTTTTAAAATTCTATATAGGGGAAGGGGAAAAAAACCCTcgtttctcctctccttcacctgagATCCACCAGCAGCAACAGCATAACGAATCCAAAAAGGGAATGCCAATATCCTATGTTGCTGTATGTACAGGTGAAGCCAGAGTTACTACCATAACAAGCCTTGTTCTTTAATCCCCATTCCTGCTCCAACCTGCTGCTTCACTGTAGAAAGAATTCACTGTGGGGAAATCCACTGTGAAACTGCATGGGTCACATCATATGACCAGTCAATATCaacaccccacctcccccagcATACCACCCACATTCCAACAGCGCCTCCCTGTAGAAACACCCTCATGCTCGTTCAGGTGTTTCTGACGCATCAACAATCTCAAGCGTTCTGTCAAGGAGCTTGTTTCAGGGATAAGACTCCCGCCTACTCCCACCTTCTCCAACATGCGGTGCTTTTTCCCGGCAGAGTTTACAATCCAGTCAGGCCTGGACACAAGCTCTGAATTTGGGGAGGTCTAGGGAGATATGACTCTGGACAGAGATGGTGCCCATTGTACAGGACGGGAGGAGATTGTTCAGACCACACAATTCTAAACTGGGATTGTTCTTTCTAAAGCCTTTTTAGATTTTTGTTTCCTATTTTCGGGGTGAGTGGAATGTCTTTATCTTTCTTTTTACTTTACTTGAAGAATCACAACCTCCTCGGTGGCTATAGGCTAGCCTGCGGAGTTGCCCTAGTGACCGACCACTCTCGGCCCTGACCTGATCCAATCAGCTGTGGACTCTAGACGGTGGGAGGGGCTCTGACACGAGGCCCTTCTGCTTTCCTTGCCTCCAGCTACAGTGCCAGCTCCTCTTACTAGTAAACTACTGCTTCCGCACctcctgctactactactatacctaCAACTACTGTTTGTGCTACACTTACCTCCAGCGTTTTAGTTGGAAACAAACCAAGTtgaataaatattccaaacaaagATGGCATATTTGTTATTGACCACACCTGGGAGACTGTTAAAAGGGTTTGTCTATTTGACATGCTGGCGTGATAGAAACACGGCGATGGAAATAGCCTCTTGTTTAATCGTCACCTTTGCCCCGCGTGTTTTGGCGTCGCCGCTGTACACTTTCACCAAGGGTTCTCCTCTCTTTATTGGCCGTGTAATGTAACTGGAACTGTTCCCCGAGGAGTCACTTTAAGACGTTTGCTTTTGCCACCCTGCTTTTTTAAGCGCTTGACGCACTTCAGACTAGAGACCCGCTCCCGTGATCTCTCTAACCAGAGCACATATCAGGCGAGCTGGCCGTCTCCCACCCTTCTGGTCTGTCCCGAGAGTTACAGAGCCTTACAGCACTACAGTAATCCATGTGGTAGTACCTTGGTCTGCCTGGGCATGTATTTATATCAATGGTGGAGCTATCTGGAATAACCTTTTGTACCATAGTGTAAAGCTGGTCCTAGAAGACTGCCTTGTATGCTCGTTTTCGCCCCTAGCCGTCTTAGCTCTCACTTTAGTTAGCAGACTGTCTACTAAAATTTCTCTGGGAATCTGTACTTACAGGGTAAGAACTAATAGGTGGAAAATTGTATTCTCATTGGTAACGAATAGGAATGATCTACTCCTTATTGTGTCTAAAAGGGAAGAGACGGAAGGGTGGCGTTTTCAAGCGCTAGGTGGTTAgatggtatctacataagttagACTGGGTAATTATGCAGTAGCAAATTGAATTTAGTCTGAATCTTGGGAGTCTGGGCCTCACGGTTGAATTCATGGGTCACTACTCAAAGTGCCAGTCAATGTGATGCCCCCACTACAGAAACAGCAGTGGTTTGAAGTGGGTTACTGCCCCTTTGTTCTTCTTTCATTCTGCTTGAGCTTACAGGTCTCTTCATTTTCTAAAACCATCCTTTTGGTTTCATCCTCCACATTTTGAGGACTTGGGCTTATGTAAATTGAGTCTTTTTGTTTGTCAGATCATTGAATCTTAACGCCGTGGCTGTCTTTGGGTATTGTtgaggaggagcagacaggagctGGCGCCTACCAGATGTTAAAACCCAGTATCTAGCTAATTGATCGGCCCTTGTTAACGTGTGTCCTCCCTAGGCTCGGGAAAATCAGAGACATTGTAATCGGGGTcccttttttttttgtttttctttccCCTTATTCTCAGTGTAATATCCAAAGCAACAGGGAGTACTTTTCTTACTGGGAGAAAGGAAAGCACAAGTTACTGGACAGAACTGGGTGTCTATAATAAAAGGGATTCCTTAATCTCTGCCATTTATGTACAGCATGttttgtatataaatatatatatttaaaaaaatatatataaatctaTTTTATTATTATTGGATTTCTGGTTCTTTTTCGTGGAAGACACTATGTTGAGTCTTAGGGGAGGTTCTCTCTTGTGTTTTCCCCTCAGAAGAGAGATCCGTCTCCCGAGTGGAAGGGCGCTCTTCACATTCAATCATGCAGTTTGGGGAGAATCGATTAATACTTCTTTTGCACAAATGTTGTATAATATTACACCATCCCATGTAAAACATCCCATGTTTTTTATTGTAATTATTTTAGTTATTTGGGGGGGGTGTTTTATTTAAAAACTGTATTCCGATATATTAAGTTCTGTACAGTTTTCTGTGACCCCCCTCTATTTAAATTAAAGCTTTTTGTGTCATCCTTTGCTAATTAAATGCAATGAGTGCTTTCATTTTACCTTTCCCCTGTCGTATTTTCTCTATCAGCCTTTGTCAGGCAATGTTATCATCATTTGAATATTGATTCAGAACAGCAGAACACCTGTCTTGAACAGAAACCAGAGCATATTCCATTCAAACATTTTATTAGCAAAAAAGGTTACAGTTTATCAAGTATTCTATGGGAGAAATATTTCAATAGTGGGAACCAATGTCTATCTGCAGGGCACGGTTAGGTAACTCTCTTCATTCTCCAATGGACACTCATTCTTAACACATTTTATGAAACAAATGTTCAATTGAATGAGTTGTAGAGTGTGAGTTgaatcttttttttctttttttgtagaAGGCATCTGGTTGTTTTGTCTTCCTTGGATGGAGGGATCAAACAAAGGAGCGTTTGATCAGAGAGGGAGTGTACCTTATCTCGTTATAACactcctcttccttcccctccGTCCACTTCCTCTTCTGGCCAGAGCGATGAAGCCACAGTACCAGCACCAGCAGGGCCAGCAGAACCAGGGCCATGGACAGGGTCAACAACACCCCCTGGAGGATCCCTGGGGAGCTGGCTGGAGCTGCCGAGAGGGAGCGCGCTACTCAGATTCTAAACCCAGCACTTCCAACACAGTTAAAGTAACTCCGACCTGTTTCGTCAACATTTTCAAAACCCTTGTGTATGATATGATTGACAAGTATTGGGGGTGGGGTAGAGTGAGGGAGAACTGAAGGCCAGGGAGGGACTCACGGCTGTAGATAGACAGGTTGACGTAACAGTTCTGGGTCCCCAGGAGGTTGGTGACGGAGCAGCGGTACAGCCCAGAGTTCTGGGACGAGATGTTGACTATCTGGACAGAGCCTGATAGGTCCCCTGACATGGGGAACAACAGAAGTTACAGGACACAAACATTAGTTTGCATTTACAACAATACTGTTTTTAGTCCGGAAATAAAATTAAACCAATCACAATGGTGCGAATGACACACTTTTTCTGATTGCTGAAGTGATCGTTAGATTAATCTCGTCCACCAGCCGGCTCTCTATGCGGCAGCAATTGAGCCTGGGAACGAGGTTACCATTAGACAAGCTCCACTGCACTTGCAGCATGTTGTTAATGTCTCTCGGGTTCTAGTCATGGGTTAGTTAGAGAATGGCTGCTCTTACCGTTCATGTTGATGGGTAGTGAGATTTCCTCTGGTTCCAATTTATCCCACCGCATCTCGGGAGTGGGCACCCCCTCAGCCACCATGCAGGACAGGGCAACGCTCCCCCCTGTATCAGTGACCCCATCCCACAGGCACAGGGGCAGCGAGGGTGGTGCTGAAAGAACAAAACACATATCGGGTACAGATTGTCAAAGTATAACTCAGAACTCAACGTACAGCATGCTGACTCGATGTTAAATCACACACCGAATGAGATGCGGTTATCGTTGAGAATTGCGTTCAGGGAGTAATACGACATGGTTATAGTGATTTAGTATGTGAACCACCTACCCAGGACGTTAAGGGCCAGTTCCCCTATACCAGGGTCTCCAGTCTCTGGGGGGTTGCTCACCATGCAGCGGTAGGTGCCAGCATCTGAGATGCGTGTGTTGTTGAGGATGATGTCAGCACTCCAGGGGATGCCTAGGAAACCCACCCTGCCTGTCAGGGAGGGGTTCTCGATCACCTGGCCATGATCAAACACTATCACCTGAGGGACAGTGGGGGACACAAATGGGCATACTGAGACCTTTTCTGACGTGCCAAGCAGAACGTTTCAACACCATCACCGTATCTACTAATGGGGATACAAACTAGACCTGTGTGGGGGAGTCTGGGTCAGAGAAGGGTGCCAGGGTCCAGATGATGTTGAGTCTGGACAGCGGACTCATGGTGAAGAAGGAGCAGGGCAGGGTCACCGAGTCCCCCTGAACCACCTCCAGATTGGAGTGTCTCATGGTTACCCTCACTGCACCTGCACAGAGGATGGAGCATAAGGCAACACCTGTCAATGGGCAAGGCAGGTACATTCCACTATTCAAATTCCTCTCACATATACGAGGTGTCCTATGGTGAATACAAGGTAATACAGCAGCTTGAACGGCACACATTAGTACTTGGGTTTTTGGTggtgtaatatataataataatataatatatatgccatttagcagacgcttttatccaaagcgacttacagtcatgtgtgcacacattctacgtatgggtggtcccgggaatcgaacccactaccctggcgttacaagcgccatgctctaccaactgagctacagaaggaccattggtCATTGGTGTAGCAATGAACTAAAAACAAACTAATGACACAACAAATACCATTCTTTGTGGTTCTATCAAAAATGCTTCTAATGGTTTGACCCATGCATGCTCCTGACCCTGGCCtgggcctccctccctcccctgctctcATTACTGTAATAATGTGTCCTTCCCCACTACTGAGGCATCCCCCGGGCCCTTTGTATGTGTGTGGGAAACTAGCATGGACATTGGGAACTAATTACAGCTGACAGATCAGGCCAAGCAGCCAAACACGGCTCATCActgagaggcagagatagaacaATAGAGCCATATTCTCTATGCAGTGAAAACCcctattgatatatatatatttttttatacatttagaTTTGTCTAACTCAGCCATATCAAATACCTCCCATGTTCAGAAGCAGGCTATATCTtctatttcagtttttttttttttataaccaGGAGTTCGTTCTTGTCAATTAGGTACCGTACATTTTTTCAACAAAAAAATGATGTAACCATGTAATCatataataaaacatttaaaatccaTAGTTTCAAATGATAATGGATCATCTCTGTAGCAAAATAATATGCTGCTGAGATGACATCATACACTGCAATCTTTTTGGCAGACAGGCTACTGGTAAACAAAAAAAATCTCCCTATAATGAGGTATATTATCTATATTTTGCTCAACTCACCATAATCCAGAAGGGTAGACAGCAGACACACAGCCTGGAGCAGCCACCCTCCAGCACAGCCCATATCTAAGAAGAAATGTTGCCTACTCTCTGTCCATCAcataacagcagtagcagtagcagtagcagtagccgACCCTTCTGCTCGTTACAAATGTGGAGGCATTGACTGGGCAAACATAATTAATCTATTGAGCGAACCCACCCcacctcgctcgctctctttttctctctctctcacacacacacacacacacacacacaaataaaaatgTGTCTAAAAACAGATTTACAACCACAATTCCTTAGGCTACCATTTTCAGTCGAGAGAAATAGcacatatgccatttagcagatactTTTATCAAAAGCAACTTCGTCATGGgtatacattttacatttgggtGGCCCTGGGAAATGAAGCCACAACCCTAGCAATACTAACATCATGCTCTTCCAACCGAGTCGCACAGAACCGCAATGACGTAGATGACCAAATACATGTattgtcttcagaaagtattcacacccgttgactttttccacattttgtgtgttacagcctgaatttaaaattgatcaAATTGCGATTTATTTTGTCACTGGACTACACACCACAtcaattttttttacaaattaataaaaaatgaaaatgttTTGACTCAGTAAAATGTTACTTAAAAAGTCATAGTGACATAAaaacaataatagtgtttaaaaaatgtatgacTACCACATCTCTGTACTCGACacacaattatctctaaggttcTTCAGTCGAGCAGTAACtctcaaacacagattcaaccacaaagaccagggaggttctcCAATGCTTCGGAAAGAAGGGCACCTACCATtactggtagatgggtaaaaatacaaaaagcagacattgaatatccctttgagcatggtgaagttattaattacactttggatggtgtatcaatacactcagtcactacaaagatagatgcgtccttcctaactcagttgccggagaggaaggaaactgctcagggatttcaccataaggacaatggtgactttaaaacagttacagagtttaatggctgtgatgggtgAAAACTAAggctggatcaacaacattgtagttacttcacaatactaccctaattgacagagtgaaaagaaggaagcctgtacataatgcaaatattccaaaacatctaTTCATTTTTATTTCATTAGGGAAGCCCAATTGAGGCCAGTGTCTCATTTTCAATGGTGTCCTGAGGacataaaataaatcaaatgaaaaTTCAAGATACAATAAGTACATTACATTAGAACATCACAGGCATCATTAACAAAATGATTCAAATCAATGTAAAACAATTGCACAACTTGGTGAACTCATTTATCATCAGGGTTTTCAACTGCCCTAGAAGCACTATGGTATCCAAACGTAATGAATTTTGTAAGTGATTCCAAAAATGTTGAGCGTTAAAACTAAAAGCGGATTTAAATGAAGTTTGTTAAGTCGGAAGGTTGTATAATAGAGCTTTGTAAACAAAAAGGGAGTAATGATGTGATCTAcgggactttaatgaggaccagccaaccttttgagACAGGATGCAGTGTTGTGTattatcctgtttgcaacaaggcactaaagtaatacaaagtgttatgtttggagcaaatccaatacaacacattactgcgTACCACTTTCCATAGTTTCAAGCAttatggtggctgcatcatgtaatAGGTATGCTTgtaaaggactggggagtttttcaggataaaaaaaaatgaacagaatggagctaagcacaggcaaaatactGGAGGATaaccttgttcagtctgctttccaccagaaacTGTGAGATtaattcaactttcagcaggtCAAATCTACACCGGAGtcgcttaccaagaagacagcgAATGTGTTCgagttacaattttgacttaaatccGCTTGAAAATCGATTGGTATCAATGGTTGAAAACGGTTGGTATCAATGATCAAACGCCAATTTGACAGAGCTCGAGGAATAATGGGCAGAAGACAGAAAAACGTActgctgtaatagctgccaaaggtgattttaacatgtactcagaggtgtgaataattatgtaaatgagatattcaattaaaaaaatctaaaaacatggtttcactttgtcattatggggaattgtgtgtcgATGGGATTGTGTGTAATGTAGATTTTTAACATTTTGaagtcaggctgtaacacaacaaactgtggaataagtcaagggatatgaataatAAAGGCACTGTAACATAAGCAGACAAACAGATTAGGTGCAGAAGACATTAATTGAAATTTGATGCAAATTGCAAAAAGTCCAATGCTTTCACCATTGACTGGAGGCTTTAAAGGATATTTTCGATTTTACTGTAGAGTTCTCTTGTAGTGGTATAAATTATGTGATAGCTAAAAAAGCAATTAAATCGTGTGTCCCTTGTGACATAACGAGTTCTTAAATTAATAACAGGCGGTGTTCCGTGTGTTCT
The Oncorhynchus keta strain PuntledgeMale-10-30-2019 chromosome 11, Oket_V2, whole genome shotgun sequence genome window above contains:
- the zgc:165604 gene encoding immunoglobulin superfamily member 11 isoform X2, which translates into the protein MGCAGGWLLQAVCLLSTLLDYGAVRVTMRHSNLEVVQGDSVTLPCSFFTMSPLSRLNIIWTLAPFSDPDSPTQVIVFDHGQVIENPSLTGRVGFLGIPWSADIILNNTRISDAGTYRCMVSNPPETGDPGIGELALNVLAPPSLPLCLWDGVTDTGGSVALSCMVAEGVPTPEMRWDKLEPEEISLPINMNGSVQIVNISSQNSGLYRCSVTNLLGTQNCYVNLSIYSPPASSPGILQGVLLTLSMALVLLALLVLVLWLHRSGQKRKWTEGKEEECYNEIRYTPSLIKRSFV
- the zgc:165604 gene encoding immunoglobulin superfamily member 11 isoform X1, with the protein product MGCAGGWLLQAVCLLSTLLDYGAVRVTMRHSNLEVVQGDSVTLPCSFFTMSPLSRLNIIWTLAPFSDPDSPTQVIVFDHGQVIENPSLTGRVGFLGIPWSADIILNNTRISDAGTYRCMVSNPPETGDPGIGELALNVLAPPSLPLCLWDGVTDTGGSVALSCMVAEGVPTPEMRWDKLEPEEISLPINMNGDLSGSVQIVNISSQNSGLYRCSVTNLLGTQNCYVNLSIYSPPASSPGILQGVLLTLSMALVLLALLVLVLWLHRSGQKRKWTEGKEEECYNEIRYTPSLIKRSFV